From Desulfuromonas soudanensis, the proteins below share one genomic window:
- a CDS encoding chemotaxis protein CheW — MIDKVALLVLAGKVFALPVTGIEHILDGPRTFLLPLMPEGYSGVFLYRDEVTPILNLSRVLGISGTAEEDVPPLTVLYGCDSGLVGLPVDTVLRVVDRAKGSEERGAEGEDQGGPRHFVYEGTRYPLLDIEAQVASLPR, encoded by the coding sequence ATGATTGACAAGGTTGCCCTGCTGGTTCTGGCGGGGAAGGTCTTCGCTCTCCCGGTGACAGGGATCGAGCACATCCTCGACGGCCCCCGGACGTTCCTTTTGCCCCTCATGCCCGAGGGGTACAGCGGTGTTTTCCTCTACCGGGACGAGGTCACCCCGATCCTCAACCTGAGCCGGGTTCTCGGCATCTCCGGGACAGCGGAAGAGGATGTGCCGCCGCTGACAGTCCTTTATGGATGCGACTCCGGGCTGGTCGGGCTCCCCGTCGATACGGTCCTGCGTGTCGTCGACCGCGCAAAAGGGAGCGAGGAAAGGGGTGCCGAAGGAGAAGATCAGGGGGGACCGCGTCATTTCGTCTATGAAGGAACGCGGTATCCTCTGTTGGATATAGAAGCCCAGGTGGCATCTTTGCCCCGATAG
- a CDS encoding type 1 glutamine amidotransferase domain-containing protein: MKILMVLTSHDRLGETGKKTGFWLEEFAAPYYVFKDAGAAITLASPRGGEPPLDPKSDEPEFQTAATARFKADPASRAALAGTVKLSDIRADDYDAVFYPGGHGPLWDLAEDPDSIALIEKMYAQGKPVAAVCHAPGVFRHAKAANGSPLVQGKSVTGFSNSEEAAVGLTDVVPFLVEEELKSRGGKYSSGPDWQSYSLQDGNLLTGQNPASSVAAAKALLEKLRPGDRKSGETP; the protein is encoded by the coding sequence ATGAAAATACTGATGGTTCTGACGTCGCACGATCGCCTCGGCGAGACCGGAAAAAAGACCGGCTTCTGGCTGGAAGAGTTCGCGGCGCCCTATTACGTGTTCAAGGACGCCGGCGCCGCGATCACCCTCGCCTCCCCCAGGGGAGGAGAGCCGCCGCTCGACCCGAAGAGCGACGAGCCGGAGTTTCAGACCGCCGCCACCGCTCGTTTCAAGGCCGATCCTGCGAGCCGGGCGGCTCTGGCCGGGACGGTGAAGCTCTCCGACATCAGGGCGGACGACTACGACGCGGTCTTCTACCCCGGGGGGCACGGACCCTTGTGGGACCTTGCCGAGGATCCGGACTCCATTGCCCTGATCGAGAAAATGTATGCCCAGGGCAAGCCGGTGGCCGCCGTCTGTCACGCTCCCGGAGTTTTTCGTCACGCCAAGGCGGCGAACGGCTCCCCCCTGGTGCAGGGAAAATCGGTCACCGGATTTTCCAACTCGGAGGAAGCCGCGGTGGGCTTGACAGATGTCGTACCGTTTCTGGTGGAAGAGGAACTCAAGAGCCGGGGAGGAAAATATTCCAGTGGTCCTGACTGGCAGTCCTATTCCCTTCAGGACGGCAACCTGCTCACCGGGCAGAATCCCGCCTCCTCAGTGGCGGCGGCCAAAGCCTTGCTGGAAAAACTCCGCCCCGGCGACCGAAAGAGCGGAGAGACCCCATGA
- a CDS encoding NADH-quinone oxidoreductase subunit C, with protein MSDSTGKIVSLKNGDSLPLETLPLLSYGEFGDRLLETCSNLGRVSAYFAYPAGDDELDLLAVLARDWQGDLVLLRTRIGNTYPSLTPRCPQLGLFEREIAEEFGAVPTGHPWFKPLRFHRVQPGRLDAWGRDPLRHPVPGEMPFYQVEGEEIHEVAVGPVHAGIIEPGHFRFQCHGEKVLHLEISRGYQHRGIEQLLTGGPHGATIHQLEAAAGDTTIGHASAYCQALESLSGVPASPRGAALRAIALELERLANHVGDLGALAGDIGYLPTASFCGRIRGDYLNLTAEICGSRFGRGLVRPGGVAFDVDPLLAAAMLQRLAAMEKDTRGAIELFFDSPSVLARIEGTGIVTPEVAEELGMVGMAARASGLTIDSRLHHPLGNREGSFAPVVIEEDGDVCARAKIRRREIYDSLEMVRKGLRNLPPGPIRCALPALAPRSLTVSLVEGWRGEVVHVALTDGRGALSRYKVVDPSFRNWGGLAMALRGEQISDFPLCNKSFNLSYCGFDL; from the coding sequence ATGAGCGATTCGACAGGGAAAATCGTCTCCCTGAAAAACGGGGACTCTCTCCCCCTGGAGACCCTGCCTCTCCTTTCCTACGGGGAGTTTGGCGACCGGCTGCTGGAGACATGCTCCAACCTGGGGCGGGTCTCCGCCTACTTCGCCTACCCGGCAGGCGATGATGAACTCGACCTTTTGGCGGTGCTGGCGCGGGACTGGCAGGGGGACCTGGTGCTCCTGCGCACCCGCATCGGCAACACCTACCCCTCGCTGACGCCCCGCTGTCCCCAGCTTGGCCTCTTCGAACGGGAAATCGCCGAGGAGTTCGGGGCCGTCCCCACCGGCCACCCCTGGTTCAAGCCGCTGCGTTTTCACCGGGTACAGCCGGGGCGCCTGGATGCCTGGGGACGCGACCCGCTGCGGCATCCGGTTCCCGGGGAGATGCCCTTTTACCAGGTGGAGGGAGAAGAGATCCACGAGGTCGCCGTCGGACCGGTTCATGCCGGAATCATCGAACCGGGGCACTTCCGCTTCCAGTGCCACGGCGAAAAGGTGCTGCACCTCGAGATCTCCCGCGGCTACCAGCACCGCGGCATCGAGCAGCTCCTCACCGGCGGCCCGCACGGCGCCACGATCCATCAGCTCGAAGCGGCGGCCGGCGACACCACCATCGGCCATGCCAGCGCCTACTGCCAGGCCCTCGAATCGCTCTCCGGCGTTCCGGCGTCCCCCCGGGGCGCCGCCCTGCGCGCCATTGCCCTGGAGCTGGAAAGACTGGCCAACCACGTCGGCGACCTCGGCGCCCTGGCCGGAGACATCGGCTACCTCCCCACCGCCAGTTTCTGCGGGCGGATTCGCGGCGACTATCTGAACCTCACCGCCGAAATCTGCGGCAGCCGCTTCGGTCGCGGCCTGGTGCGCCCCGGCGGCGTCGCCTTCGATGTCGACCCCTTGCTGGCGGCGGCAATGCTGCAGCGCCTTGCGGCGATGGAGAAGGACACCCGGGGAGCGATCGAGCTCTTCTTCGATTCGCCGTCGGTCCTGGCCCGGATCGAAGGGACGGGGATCGTGACGCCCGAGGTCGCCGAGGAACTCGGCATGGTCGGGATGGCCGCCCGCGCCTCGGGGCTCACCATCGACAGCCGTCTTCACCATCCCCTCGGCAACCGGGAGGGCTCCTTCGCCCCGGTGGTCATCGAAGAGGACGGGGACGTCTGCGCCCGGGCCAAAATCCGGAGGCGCGAGATCTACGACTCGCTGGAAATGGTCAGGAAAGGGCTGCGCAACCTGCCGCCGGGCCCGATCCGGTGCGCCCTGCCGGCCCTGGCCCCCCGGAGTCTGACGGTATCGCTGGTGGAAGGATGGCGCGGCGAAGTCGTTCATGTGGCCCTCACCGACGGGCGGGGGGCCCTGTCCCGCTACAAGGTGGTCGACCCCTCCTTCCGCAACTGGGGGGGGCTGGCGATGGCCCTGCGCGGCGAGCAGATCTCCGACTTTCCTCTGTGCAACAAGAGTTTCAACCTCTCCTACTGCGGATTCGACCTGTAA
- a CDS encoding chemotaxis protein CheW translates to MGLVAMKLVFRIAGVGFSLPLENLIEVREGMDGVGKIPPSASDRLELRGDFIPLRDLRRRLALPDFSAARGNLKALILAGSDGPWGILVDRVEGIFSLAEFKPKPLPLAFGGIESRPYDRLELWRDEPLVVCDVLRLETGWGDDD, encoded by the coding sequence ATGGGTCTGGTGGCGATGAAACTGGTCTTTCGCATAGCCGGGGTCGGCTTTTCCCTGCCTCTGGAAAATCTGATCGAGGTCCGCGAAGGGATGGACGGGGTCGGCAAGATCCCTCCCTCCGCATCTGACCGTCTCGAACTCCGCGGCGATTTTATCCCCCTCCGGGATTTGCGCCGTCGCCTGGCTCTCCCTGATTTTTCCGCCGCTCGGGGAAACCTCAAAGCCCTCATCCTCGCCGGTTCCGACGGTCCCTGGGGGATTCTGGTGGACCGAGTCGAAGGAATTTTCTCTCTTGCCGAATTCAAGCCGAAGCCGTTGCCGCTGGCCTTCGGAGGGATCGAATCGAGACCCTATGACCGGCTCGAGCTGTGGCGTGACGAACCGCTGGTGGTTTGCGATGTCCTGAGGCTCGAAACCGGATGGGGGGACGATGATTGA
- a CDS encoding valine--tRNA ligase: protein MEVKLSTGYESQEVEAKWYGVWEEAGYFHADENSSKPHYSIVIPPPNVTGVLHMGHALNNTLQDILVRYKRMTGHEVLWMPGTDHAGIATQNVVEKQLAAEGKDRHHLGRDAFVERVWQWRSDSGGQIINQLKRLGASCDWERERFTMDEGLSKAVREVFVRLYEEGLIYRDNRLINWCPRCHTALSDLEVEHEEKKGHLWHLRYPVKGSDRFLTVATTRPETMLGDSAVAVHPEDERYSDLIGKSVILPLLDREIPIIADEYVDRAFGTGVVKITPAHDFNDFEIGKRHNLEFINVLDPSGNINENGGPYVGLERYAARKAVVADLEARGLLEKIEEHGNAVGECYRCRTVIEPYMSLQWYVNVKPMAAEAIKAVETGRTRIVPAQWEKTYYEWMYNIRDWCISRQIWWGHRIPAWYCDACGEITVSREDATECAHCGSEALRQETDVLDTWFSSALWPFSTMGWPDDTVTLKKFYPTSCLVTGFDILFFWVARMMMMGLKFMDEVPFKEVYIHALVRDAQGQKMSKSKGNVIDPLTVIEEFGTDAFRFTLAAFAAQGRDIRLSTERIAGYRNFANKLWNASRFAMMNLEGFDPAGIDLRRLDLSLADRWILNRLDEAIAGVKGALEEYRFNDAASVLYTFTWHEFCDWYIELSKNDLYGDDPAVGARARAVLYTVLEQLLRLLHPIMPFITEEIWQALPGTRPCASIMQADYPAVSALAGAAEGAQQMELIMEVIRAIRNIRGEMDVSPARQIAAVLDCRSEGSLAILQSGERYVRALAKVGELRCGVGVDRPEEAATQVAGDVEILLPLAGLIDVAEEEKRLEKEIAKVEKDVAMFTKKLGNEAFVAKAPPEVLEKDRGKLADAREKLKILEESLKKIRALK, encoded by the coding sequence ATGGAAGTGAAACTCTCCACGGGGTATGAGTCTCAAGAGGTGGAAGCCAAGTGGTATGGGGTTTGGGAGGAGGCCGGCTATTTTCACGCCGACGAGAATTCTTCAAAACCCCATTACTCGATCGTCATTCCGCCGCCGAACGTCACCGGCGTTCTGCACATGGGGCATGCCCTCAACAACACCCTGCAGGACATCCTGGTCCGCTACAAGCGCATGACCGGTCATGAGGTCCTGTGGATGCCCGGCACCGACCATGCCGGGATCGCCACCCAGAACGTCGTCGAAAAGCAGCTCGCCGCCGAAGGGAAGGATCGCCACCATCTGGGGCGCGACGCCTTCGTCGAACGGGTCTGGCAGTGGCGCAGCGATTCCGGGGGGCAGATCATCAACCAGCTCAAGCGTCTCGGCGCCTCCTGCGACTGGGAGCGGGAGCGCTTCACCATGGACGAGGGTCTCTCCAAGGCGGTGCGCGAAGTCTTCGTCCGTCTCTACGAGGAGGGGCTGATCTACCGCGACAACCGGCTCATCAACTGGTGTCCCCGCTGCCACACCGCCCTCTCCGACCTCGAGGTCGAGCACGAGGAGAAGAAGGGTCACCTCTGGCACCTGCGCTATCCGGTCAAGGGGAGCGACCGTTTCCTCACCGTCGCCACCACCCGTCCGGAAACGATGCTCGGCGACAGCGCCGTGGCCGTCCACCCCGAAGACGAGCGCTACAGCGATCTCATCGGCAAGAGCGTCATCCTCCCCCTCCTCGACCGGGAAATCCCCATTATCGCCGACGAATATGTCGACCGGGCCTTCGGGACCGGCGTGGTCAAGATCACCCCGGCCCACGACTTCAACGACTTCGAAATCGGCAAACGCCACAACCTCGAGTTCATCAACGTCCTCGACCCCTCGGGAAACATCAACGAAAACGGCGGTCCCTACGTCGGCCTCGAGCGTTACGCCGCCCGCAAGGCGGTGGTGGCCGACCTCGAAGCCCGGGGTCTTCTCGAGAAGATCGAGGAGCACGGCAACGCCGTCGGCGAATGTTACCGCTGCAGGACGGTGATCGAGCCGTACATGAGCCTGCAGTGGTACGTCAACGTCAAGCCGATGGCCGCCGAGGCGATCAAGGCGGTGGAGACCGGTCGCACCCGCATCGTCCCCGCCCAGTGGGAGAAGACCTACTACGAGTGGATGTACAACATCCGCGACTGGTGCATCAGCCGGCAGATCTGGTGGGGGCATCGTATCCCCGCCTGGTACTGCGACGCCTGCGGCGAGATCACCGTTTCGCGGGAGGACGCCACCGAATGCGCCCACTGCGGCAGCGAGGCGTTGCGCCAGGAGACCGACGTTCTCGACACCTGGTTTTCCTCGGCTCTCTGGCCCTTTTCGACCATGGGCTGGCCCGACGACACGGTGACGCTGAAGAAGTTCTATCCGACCTCCTGCCTGGTGACCGGTTTCGACATCCTCTTTTTCTGGGTGGCGCGGATGATGATGATGGGGCTCAAGTTCATGGACGAGGTCCCCTTCAAGGAAGTCTACATCCACGCCCTGGTGCGCGACGCCCAGGGGCAGAAGATGAGCAAGAGCAAGGGGAACGTCATCGATCCCCTCACCGTCATCGAGGAATTCGGCACCGACGCCTTTCGCTTCACCCTCGCCGCCTTCGCCGCCCAGGGGCGCGACATCCGCCTCTCCACCGAGCGCATCGCCGGCTATCGCAATTTTGCCAACAAGCTCTGGAACGCCAGCCGCTTCGCCATGATGAACCTGGAAGGGTTCGATCCGGCCGGGATCGACCTCCGGCGCCTCGATCTCTCCCTGGCCGACCGCTGGATTCTCAACCGCCTCGACGAGGCGATTGCCGGGGTGAAGGGCGCCCTCGAGGAGTACCGGTTCAACGACGCCGCCTCCGTCCTCTACACCTTCACCTGGCACGAGTTCTGCGACTGGTACATCGAACTCTCCAAAAACGATCTCTACGGCGACGACCCCGCCGTCGGGGCGCGGGCCAGGGCCGTTCTCTACACCGTTCTCGAACAGCTCTTGCGCCTTCTCCACCCGATCATGCCCTTTATCACCGAAGAGATCTGGCAGGCTCTCCCCGGAACGCGCCCCTGTGCTTCGATCATGCAGGCCGACTACCCCGCCGTCTCGGCCCTTGCCGGAGCGGCCGAGGGGGCGCAGCAGATGGAGCTGATCATGGAGGTGATTCGCGCCATCCGCAACATCCGCGGCGAGATGGACGTCTCCCCCGCCCGGCAGATTGCCGCCGTGCTCGACTGCCGCAGCGAGGGGTCCCTGGCCATCCTGCAGAGCGGCGAGCGCTACGTGCGGGCCCTGGCCAAGGTCGGCGAGCTGCGCTGCGGCGTCGGCGTCGACCGCCCCGAAGAGGCCGCCACCCAGGTGGCCGGCGATGTGGAGATCCTCCTGCCGCTGGCCGGGTTGATCGACGTCGCAGAAGAAGAGAAGCGACTGGAGAAGGAGATCGCCAAGGTCGAAAAGGACGTGGCGATGTTCACAAAGAAGCTCGGCAACGAGGCCTTTGTCGCCAAGGCGCCTCCCGAGGTCCTCGAAAAAGATCGCGGCAAGCTCGCCGATGCCCGGGAAAAACTTAAGATTCTCGAGGAGAGTCTGAAAAAGATCCGGGCACTCAAATAG
- a CDS encoding MucR family transcriptional regulator, producing the protein MATILEMAAEIVAAHASTTALSKEELVAELVEVHKALSALEKGEALGAESMEQAAAPTMTRKKAFGKDKITCMICSKEMKTLARHLKTAHDMKPGEYRKQFDIPRTQPLAARAYSESRRQMAVDRGLGENLAKARAARGKAKKK; encoded by the coding sequence ATGGCAACGATTCTTGAAATGGCAGCGGAAATAGTAGCTGCCCACGCTTCGACCACCGCCCTCAGCAAAGAAGAGCTGGTCGCCGAACTGGTTGAAGTCCACAAGGCCCTTTCGGCGCTGGAAAAAGGCGAGGCCCTTGGCGCTGAAAGCATGGAGCAGGCAGCAGCGCCGACCATGACCCGCAAGAAGGCCTTCGGCAAGGACAAGATCACCTGCATGATCTGCAGCAAGGAAATGAAGACCCTCGCCCGCCACCTCAAAACCGCCCACGACATGAAACCGGGCGAGTACCGCAAGCAGTTCGACATCCCCCGCACCCAGCCGCTGGCCGCCCGTGCCTACTCGGAGAGCCGTCGCCAGATGGCCGTCGACCGGGGTCTCGGCGAAAACCTC
- a CDS encoding deoxyguanosinetriphosphate triphosphohydrolase: MNIRILLEKRERDTLSAYACRSEQSAGRRVEEEPCSVRTSFQHDRDRILHCKSFRRLKYKTQVFLSPEGDHYRTRLTHTLEVSQIARTVARALALNEDLTEAIALGHDLGHTPFGHAGERVLDLLVPGGFRHVRQSLRVVDVLEKEGAGLNLTAEVRDGILRHSKGRGPLLGGPAGSLAATLEGQIVRLADVIAYVNHDLDDAMRAALVLPGEVPAWIVATLGVSHSRRINTMVRDMIQWSLAADGSAVGLSPAVVEALSALRDWLFEHVYQARTVHEDFVKGSRILRELFGYFVENPDRLEIHGGHRLAGDIPEVSVADFIAGMTDRFAINLYHQIFLPRPWKAL; encoded by the coding sequence TTGAATATTCGCATTCTTCTCGAAAAGCGTGAACGTGATACATTGTCCGCCTATGCCTGTCGCAGCGAACAAAGTGCCGGGCGACGGGTGGAGGAAGAACCCTGCAGTGTGAGAACCTCCTTTCAGCACGACCGGGACCGCATTCTTCATTGCAAGTCGTTTCGCCGACTGAAATATAAGACCCAGGTGTTTCTCTCGCCCGAGGGGGATCACTACCGGACCCGACTGACCCATACCCTCGAGGTCTCGCAGATCGCCCGGACGGTGGCCCGCGCCCTGGCCCTCAACGAGGACCTCACCGAAGCCATCGCCCTCGGGCACGATCTCGGCCACACCCCCTTCGGACATGCGGGGGAACGGGTCCTCGACCTCCTTGTTCCCGGCGGTTTCCGCCATGTCCGCCAGAGCCTGCGGGTTGTCGATGTCCTGGAGAAGGAGGGCGCGGGGCTCAACCTTACGGCCGAGGTCAGGGACGGGATCCTCAGGCATTCCAAGGGGCGCGGCCCTCTGCTCGGCGGGCCGGCGGGTTCGCTGGCCGCAACCCTCGAAGGGCAGATCGTCCGGCTGGCCGACGTCATTGCTTACGTGAATCACGATCTCGATGACGCCATGCGTGCCGCTCTGGTCCTCCCCGGAGAGGTTCCCGCCTGGATCGTCGCAACCCTTGGCGTCTCCCATTCCCGCCGGATCAACACCATGGTCAGGGATATGATCCAGTGGTCCCTGGCGGCGGACGGCAGCGCGGTGGGACTCTCTCCGGCGGTGGTCGAGGCCTTGTCCGCCCTGCGCGACTGGCTCTTCGAGCACGTTTACCAGGCCCGGACCGTTCACGAGGATTTCGTCAAGGGTTCACGCATCCTTCGTGAACTCTTCGGCTATTTTGTCGAGAATCCGGATCGCCTCGAAATCCACGGCGGCCATCGCCTCGCCGGAGACATTCCCGAAGTTTCCGTGGCCGATTTCATCGCCGGAATGACTGATCGTTTCGCCATTAATCTCTATCATCAGATCTTTCTCCCCCGGCCGTGGAAGGCTCTTTGA
- a CDS encoding 4Fe-4S dicluster domain-containing protein, giving the protein MLKVICERLRQGHRTAKYPRQDPVLPERFRGLPRLEPGGCPQDCRECLSSCPYGALQVDGGRLRLDMGRCIFCGDCSAACPHEALTFSRDHRLASRTREGLLTDGDVFALAGPLDRRMKKLFGRSLKLRQVSAGGCNACEADLNVLGTLTYDLGRFGIQFVASPRHADGILVTGPVAENMKGALLETYAAIPEPKLVIASGACAIGGGPYRDSPEVNNGLGDLLPVDLYIPGCPPHPYTVLDGLLRMLGRL; this is encoded by the coding sequence ATGCTGAAAGTCATTTGCGAACGCCTGCGCCAGGGACACCGCACGGCCAAATACCCCCGACAGGACCCCGTCTTGCCCGAGCGCTTCCGCGGCCTCCCCCGTCTGGAGCCGGGAGGCTGTCCCCAGGACTGCCGGGAGTGCCTCTCCTCCTGCCCCTACGGCGCCTTGCAGGTGGACGGGGGACGTCTCCGTCTCGACATGGGGCGCTGCATCTTCTGCGGCGACTGCAGCGCCGCCTGCCCCCACGAAGCACTCACTTTCAGTCGCGACCACCGCCTGGCCTCCCGCACCCGGGAGGGGCTGCTGACCGACGGGGACGTCTTCGCCCTGGCCGGTCCCCTCGACAGGAGGATGAAAAAGCTCTTCGGCCGCTCCTTGAAGCTGCGCCAGGTCAGCGCCGGCGGCTGCAACGCCTGCGAGGCCGACCTCAATGTCCTCGGCACCCTGACCTACGACCTCGGGCGTTTCGGCATCCAGTTCGTCGCCTCGCCGCGCCACGCCGACGGCATCCTGGTCACCGGGCCGGTGGCCGAGAACATGAAGGGCGCCCTTCTCGAGACCTACGCGGCGATCCCCGAGCCGAAGCTGGTGATCGCCTCCGGCGCCTGCGCCATCGGCGGCGGCCCCTATCGCGACAGTCCGGAAGTCAACAACGGCCTCGGCGACCTCCTCCCCGTCGACCTCTACATCCCCGGCTGCCCACCCCACCCCTACACCGTCCTCGACGGACTGCTGCGCATGCTGGGCCGCCTCTGA
- a CDS encoding NADH:flavin oxidoreductase/NADH oxidase produces MSKLFSPLTLGGITFRNRVFVSPMCQYSSRDGLPTDWHLVHLGSRAVGGAGLVMVEATAVSPEGRISPGDSGLWSDRHAEAFVPITRFLREQGAVAGIQLAHAGRKGSCSPPWLGGAPLGKEGGSWQTLAPSAVPFAVGHPLPQSLTLDGMERIEGEFRAATGRAHAAGFQVLEIHMAHGYLLHEFLSPLANRREDSYGGSLENRLRFPLRVARAVREEWPRELPLFVRISATDWAPDGWDMDQSVLLARQLKALGVDLIDCSSGAVVPQESIPAGPGFQVPFAARIRAETGLATGAVGFILEPAQAEQIVATGQADVVLLARQLLRDPYWPLHAARALEEEAPWPNQYLRAR; encoded by the coding sequence ATGAGCAAACTCTTCTCCCCCCTGACACTGGGAGGGATCACCTTTCGCAACCGGGTCTTTGTCTCCCCCATGTGCCAGTATTCGAGCCGGGACGGTTTGCCCACGGACTGGCATCTCGTCCATCTCGGCAGCCGCGCCGTCGGCGGCGCCGGGCTGGTCATGGTCGAGGCCACCGCGGTCAGCCCGGAGGGGCGCATCAGTCCCGGCGACAGCGGCCTCTGGAGCGACCGCCATGCCGAGGCCTTTGTTCCCATAACCCGCTTCCTAAGGGAGCAGGGCGCCGTAGCGGGGATCCAGCTCGCCCATGCCGGTCGCAAGGGGTCCTGTTCCCCTCCCTGGCTCGGCGGCGCCCCCCTGGGGAAGGAGGGAGGGAGCTGGCAGACCCTTGCCCCGAGCGCCGTCCCTTTTGCCGTCGGCCATCCCCTCCCCCAGTCCCTGACCCTCGACGGGATGGAGCGAATCGAAGGGGAATTCCGTGCCGCAACCGGCCGGGCCCATGCCGCCGGTTTCCAGGTCCTCGAAATCCACATGGCCCACGGCTATTTGCTGCATGAGTTTCTCTCCCCCCTGGCCAATCGCCGGGAGGACAGTTATGGCGGCTCCCTCGAGAATCGCCTCCGGTTCCCCTTGCGGGTGGCCCGGGCCGTGCGGGAGGAGTGGCCGAGGGAGCTCCCGCTTTTTGTGAGGATTTCGGCGACCGACTGGGCGCCGGACGGCTGGGACATGGATCAGTCCGTCCTTCTGGCACGGCAACTCAAGGCGCTCGGCGTCGACCTCATCGACTGCTCCTCCGGAGCGGTGGTCCCCCAGGAGTCGATTCCCGCCGGTCCCGGCTTCCAGGTCCCCTTTGCGGCGAGAATCCGCGCCGAAACCGGCCTAGCCACCGGCGCCGTCGGCTTCATTCTCGAGCCGGCCCAGGCCGAGCAGATCGTCGCCACCGGCCAGGCCGACGTCGTCCTTCTTGCGCGCCAGTTGCTGCGCGACCCCTACTGGCCGCTCCATGCCGCCAGGGCGCTTGAGGAGGAGGCACCCTGGCCGAACCAGTACCTGCGGGCCAGATAG
- a CDS encoding response regulator → MSKKLLLADDSITIQKVIGITFANEDYELTVVDNGDAALEKARILRPDLILADVFMPGKNGYELCAAIRQDPGLSHVPVLLLTGTFEPFDEGKARQAGATDWISKPFESQGLIDRVEKLLAATVAPAAAAVVSPSASVPPAAPAAEVEEEVWDDFAEPEEFSFEEVAAAPAEDLETDVEWATGFEPAADAAAAAEEDPWGSVSFGEEDLPSQEGSVPPSASEDLWAAPSEPVAGKDAVEEEESFVFEEEEETFSFADVAPSAPAPAAEWDEEDEVLALGDNDILEVEDLETTDTDFIFDEEEELLGTPAALGGAPVSEQKVTRAAEEEFVFGDEEPEWGGAADFGAEAAPEVVTPPRPAPAPPVASVPPAASVPPEAAVERQVREMSEEELSRIIERIAGTVIKRLAESILQQVAWEVVPDLAENLIKDELRRIRSDVQG, encoded by the coding sequence ATGAGCAAAAAACTGTTGTTGGCCGACGACAGTATTACGATCCAGAAAGTGATTGGCATCACCTTTGCCAACGAAGACTATGAACTGACCGTGGTGGATAACGGCGACGCCGCTCTGGAAAAGGCCCGTATCTTGCGGCCGGATCTGATTCTCGCCGATGTTTTCATGCCGGGGAAAAACGGTTATGAACTCTGCGCGGCGATCCGCCAGGATCCGGGTCTCAGCCATGTCCCGGTCCTGTTGCTGACCGGTACTTTCGAGCCCTTCGACGAAGGGAAGGCCCGTCAGGCCGGAGCCACCGACTGGATTTCCAAACCCTTCGAGTCCCAGGGACTCATCGACCGGGTGGAGAAATTGCTGGCGGCAACCGTTGCGCCGGCGGCTGCTGCAGTCGTTTCTCCGAGTGCGTCCGTCCCTCCCGCGGCTCCTGCGGCCGAAGTCGAAGAGGAGGTCTGGGACGATTTTGCCGAACCGGAGGAATTTTCCTTCGAAGAGGTCGCCGCGGCCCCCGCCGAGGACCTGGAAACGGATGTGGAGTGGGCCACGGGATTCGAACCCGCTGCAGATGCGGCGGCCGCCGCCGAAGAGGACCCCTGGGGGAGCGTTTCCTTCGGCGAGGAGGATCTTCCTTCCCAGGAGGGCTCCGTCCCTCCTTCGGCGTCGGAGGATCTCTGGGCTGCCCCTAGCGAACCCGTTGCCGGAAAGGACGCCGTCGAGGAGGAGGAATCCTTCGTTTTTGAAGAGGAGGAAGAGACCTTCTCCTTTGCCGATGTGGCTCCATCTGCCCCCGCTCCGGCCGCCGAATGGGACGAAGAGGATGAAGTCCTCGCTCTCGGCGATAACGACATTCTGGAAGTCGAAGATCTGGAGACAACAGACACCGACTTTATTTTTGATGAGGAAGAAGAGCTTCTCGGGACCCCCGCCGCTCTCGGCGGCGCGCCCGTTTCCGAGCAGAAAGTGACCCGGGCCGCCGAAGAGGAATTTGTCTTCGGCGACGAGGAGCCCGAATGGGGCGGTGCTGCCGATTTCGGCGCAGAAGCCGCACCGGAAGTCGTCACCCCTCCGAGGCCGGCCCCGGCACCGCCGGTGGCAAGCGTCCCCCCCGCCGCTTCGGTCCCCCCGGAGGCGGCCGTGGAACGGCAGGTTCGGGAGATGAGCGAAGAGGAGCTCTCGCGCATTATCGAAAGGATCGCCGGCACGGTCATCAAGCGCCTGGCCGAGTCGATCCTCCAGCAGGTGGCCTGGGAAGTGGTCCCCGATCTGGCGGAAAACCTGATCAAGGACGAATTGCGGCGGATCAGGTCGGACGTCCAGGGATAG